A genomic region of Pyrus communis chromosome 14, drPyrComm1.1, whole genome shotgun sequence contains the following coding sequences:
- the LOC137715158 gene encoding ubiquitin-conjugating enzyme E2 20-like, producing the protein MAAVNQDNSLVVAGATAPSNSKQSQPRPKTVDSQSVLKRLQSELMALMMSGDSGISAFPEEDNIFCWKGTIIGSKETVFEGTEYRLSLTFPNDYPFKPPKVKFETLLFHPNVDLVGNICLDILQDKWSSAYDVRTILLSIQSLLGEPNISSPLNAQAAQLWSNQEEYRKMVEKLYKAPKA; encoded by the exons ATGGCTGCCGTGAACCAAGATAACAGTCTAGTAGTGGCCGGAGCCACTGCCCCCTCGAACTCAAAGCAATCTCAGCCTCGCCCGAAGACCGTTGATTCGCAGTCCGTTCTCAAAAG GCTGCAATCTGAGTTGATGGCCTTAATG ATGAGTGGGGATTCTGGGATATCTGCTTTCCCCGAGGAAGACAACATATTCTGCTGGAAAGGGACAATCATTGGAAGCAAAGAGACCGTGTTCGAAGGAACGGAATACAGACTCTCCCTCACCTTCCCCAATGACTATCCCTTCAAGCCTCCGAAGGTCAAGTTTGAGACTCTCCTCTTTCATCCCAATGTCGATCTCGTCGGCAACATTTGCCTGGATATCCTTCAG GATAAATGGTCATCTGCTTATGATGTGAGAACCATACTCTTATCCATCCAGAGTCTTCTAGGAG AACCGAACATCAGCTCTCCTTTGAACGCTCAAGCAGCACAACTGTGGAGCAACCAAGAAG AATATAGGAAGATGGTGGAGAAGTTGTACAAAGCTCCGAAGGCTTAA